A stretch of Henckelia pumila isolate YLH828 chromosome 4, ASM3356847v2, whole genome shotgun sequence DNA encodes these proteins:
- the LOC140864537 gene encoding uncharacterized protein isoform X1 has translation MLIFREASKRTTLPSIFTCLKALTTEHNFVQGIGGSGLDRGLHNDNYFAAIHHISNIVRRDLYMERTLNKMKISVIINSELVYRVLRSCCNCGIESFRFFNWARTHHPNYDPTTLEFEELLKTLARTRHWETMWKIVHNMKSQHISISPSIVSFIIEHYGKRGLIDQAVKLFNCLKNFDCPQTTEVYNSLLFALCECKNFQGGYALVSRMIRKGVVPDKRTYSILVNAWCSAGKMREAQDFLEEMSRKGFNPPVRGRDLLIDGLLNAGYLESAKGLVRKMTKEGFVPDVNTLNCLSENLCKSGEVDFCIDLFHNVCGLGLCPDKDMYKIMITAASKTGRLDEAFRILHKSIEDGHRPFPSLYAPILKALCRTGQFDDAFSFFADMKVRGHPPNRPVYTMLIRMCGRGGRFIEAANYLVEMTESSLLPMSQSFDMVTDGLKNIGKHDLAKRMEQLEISLRGT, from the coding sequence ATGCTCATTTTTCGTGAAGCTTCTAAACGAACCACCCTTCCCAGCATCTTTACATGTCTAAAAGCCCTGACGACTGAGCATAATTTTGTCCAAGGTATCGGAGGCAGTGGCCTTGATAGGGGCTTGCACAATGACAATTACTTTGCCGCTATTCACCACATATCAAACATTGTGCGAAGAGATTTATACATGGAGCGAACCCTCAACAAAATGAAAATATCAGTTATCATAAATTCTGAGCTAGTGTATCGTGTCCTCCGTAGCTGTTGTAATTGTGGGATTGAATCGTTCCGTTTCTTCAATTGGGCTCGAACTCATCACCCGAATTATGATCCAACCACACTTGAATTTGAAGAGCTCCTGAAAACCCTTGCTCGAACCCGCCATTGGGAAACCATGTGGAAGATAGTTCATAACATGAAAAGTCAACACATTTCAATTTCGCCATCTATTGTTTCTTTTATCATTGAACATTATGGTAAGCGAGGTCTCATTGATCAAGCAGTTAAACTATTTAATTGTCTTAAAAATTTCGATTGTCCGCAAACGACGGAAGTTTACAATTCCTTGCTTTTCGCTCTCTGTGAATGCAAGAATTTTCAAGGGGGTTATGCATTGGTTAGTAGAATGATTCGCAAAGGTGTTGTCCCTGATAAGAGGACGTACTCGATTCTTGTTAATGCATGGTGCTCTGCTGGGAAGATGAGGGAGGCACAAGACTTTTTGGAGGAGATGAGTCGAAAAGGATTTAATCCTCCAGTTCGTGGCCGTGATCTATTGATTGATGGTTTACTAAATGCAGGATATCTCGAATCAGCTAAAGGATTGGTGAGGAAGATGACAAAGGAAGGCTTTGTGCCAGATGTAAACACacttaattgtttatctgagaATCTATGCAAGTCTGGAGAGGTTGACTTCTGCATTGATCTTTTTCATAATGTTTGTGGATTGGGGCTCTGTCCCGACAAAGATATGTATAAAATTATGATAACCGCAGCATCCAAAACTGGAAGACTTGATGAGGCTTTTAGAATCCTTCACAAGTCTATTGAGGATGGGCACCGCCCTTTTCCCAGTTTGTATGCTCCAATCTTGAAAGCTCTCTGTCGAACAGGACAGTTTGATGATGCATTTAGTTTTTTTGCTGACATGAAAGTGAGGGGGCACCCACCTAACAGACCTGTGTATACCATGCTGATAAGGATGTGTGGACGCGGAGGACGATTTATTGAGGCTGCTAATTATTTGGTGGAGATGACTGAGTCGAGTTTGTTGCCCATGTCACAAAGCTTTGATATGGTAACTGATGGCTTGAAGAACATCGGGAAACATGATTTAGCTAAAAGAATGGAACAATTAGAAATATCCTTGAGGGGTACTTAG
- the LOC140860361 gene encoding L-type lectin-domain containing receptor kinase VII.1: protein MEKHQKQLLQLFMHLIILCMRSASAFDFLFNGFDSSDVSLFGDATIKSRILSLTNDSENSIGRALYPTKIPTRQPNSSAVLPISTSFIFSMAPYPHRLPGHGIVFLFVPYEGIEGAVSSQNLGFLNFTNQVPSTHVFGVEFDVFKNQEFDDIDDNHVGIDVNSLKSLAAYEAGYWSDENSFKKLKLNDGRVYQVWIDFAESLVNVTMAPVGMKRPIQPLLSVSLDLSQVLEDEMYVGFTSSTGKLIQGHKILAWSFSNSNSSLSEALITWGLPSFELPKTPIHKTKGFIAGLTAGLLLFVFLACLFTFLLIRRNRRLRREREEMEDWELEYWPHRLTYQEIDSATKSFSDGNVIGIGGNGQVYKGKLPGGAEIAVKRISHDTSEGIRGFLAEISSLGRLKHRNLVGLRGWCKKEKGSLILVYDYMENGSLDKWVFACDESKMLSFEDRIRILKQVASGVLYLHDGWESKVLHRDIKASNVLIDKDMNARLGDFGLARMHDHDKVAGTTRVVGTVGYMAPETVKSGRTSTQTDVFGYGVLILEVICGRRPIEGSKPPLVDWVWELFRRGELVNAVDARLRARGGLDEEEVDRVLHLGLLCVHPEPKARPTMRQIVKFFEGKTGVGEPDNEDMDIHLLEHMKTRDILSMYRQTFKSGSGSHPTFEQVQQGLSSSLSSWSSIQVQGR, encoded by the coding sequence ATGGAAAAACACCAAAAGCAGCTTCTCCAATTATTTATGCACTTGATAATTCTTTGCATGCGTTCAGCTTCAGCCTTCGATTTTCTGTTCAATGGGTTCGATTCCTCCGATGTGTCACTCTTTGGCGACGCCACAATCAAATCTCGGATTCTTTCGCTTACAAACGACTCAGAGAACTCCATCGGTCGAGCACTGTATCCCACGAAGATTCCCACCAGACAACCCAATTCATCTGCTGTTCTTCCCATTTCAACTTCTTTTATTTTCTCCATGGCGCCATATCCACACAGACTACCTGGACACgggattgtgttcttgtttGTGCCGTATGAAGGAATAGAAGGTGCTGTTTCGTCACAAAATCTGGGCTTTTTGAATTTCACAAATCAAGTTCCCAGCACTCATGTATTCGGAGTTGAGTTCGATGTTTTCAAGAATCAGGAGTTTGATGATATTGATGATAACCATGTCGGGATTGATGTGAATTCCCTCAAATCCCTAGCAGCTTATGAAGCTGGCTATTGGTCTGATgaaaattcattcaaaaaaCTGAAGCTTAATGATGGAAGAGTATATCAAGTTTGGATCGATTTCGCTGAAAGTCTGGTTAATGTTACAATGGCGCCTGTGGGGATGAAAAGGCCTATTCAACCTTTGCTGAGTGTTTCACTTGATCTTTCTCAGGTTCTTGAGGATGAAATGTATGTTGGTTTCACATCATCTACAGGAAAATTGATTCAAGGTCACAAAATTTTGGCTTGGAGTTTCAGTAACTCGAATTCTTCGCTGAGTGAGGCGTTAATCACTTGGGGTTTGCCATCTTTCGAGCTTCCAAAGACTCCGATCCATAAAACCAAAGGATTTATTGCAGGTTTGACAGCGGGGCTTTTGTTGTTTGTTTTCTTGGCTTGTTTATTTACCTTTTTGTTGATCAGAAGGAATAGGAGGTTAAGAAGGGAAAGAGAGGAAATGGAAGATTGGGAGTTGGAATATTGGCCGCATAGACTAACATATCAAGAGATTGATTCAGCAACTAAGAGCTTTTCAGATGGAAATGTGATTGGAATAGGAGGAAATGGGCAAGTTTACAAAGGAAAACTGCCTGGAGGAGCAGAGATTGCGGTGAAGCGCATTTCTCATGATACCAGCGAGGGGATTAGGGGATTTTTAGCAGAAATATCGAGCCTGGGAAGATTGAAACACAGAAATTTAGTGGGGTTAAGAGGTTGGTGCAAGAAAGAAAAAGGAAGCCTAATTTTGGTATATGATTACATGGAAAATGGAAGTCTTGACAAATGGGTGTTTGCATGTGATGAGAGCAAAATGTTAAGTTTTGAAGATAGGATCCGAATTCTAAAGCAGGTGGCTTCTGGTGTTCTTTATTTGCATGATGGTTGGGAATCTAAAGTTTTACATAGGGATATTAAGGCCAGCAATGTGTTAATCGACAAAGACATGAATGCAAGACTTGGGGATTTTGGGTTAGCTCGGATGCATGATCATGATAAGGTGGCTGGCACAACACGCGTGGTGGGAACAGTTGGGTATATGGCACCAGAGACTGTGAAGAGTGGTCGAACATCAACTCAGACCGACGTATTTGGATATGGAGTCCTGATTTTGGAAGTCATTTGTGGGAGAAGACCTATTGAAGGAAGCAAGCCACCACTGGTGGATTGGGTGTGGGAACTCTTTAGAAGAGGGGAATTGGTGAATGCGGTTGATGCGCGATTGAGGGCCAGAGGAGGGCTCGATGAAGAGGAAGTGGATAGAGTGCTTCATTTAGGTCTGTTATGCGTTCATCCCGAACCAAAAGCTAGGCCAACAATGAGACAAATAGTGAAATTTTTCGAAGGGAAGACGGGGGTCGGTGAACCTGACAACGAGGATATGGACATACATCTCCTAGAACATATGAAAACTAGAGATATTTTGTCTATGTATCGTCAGACGTTTAAGAGCGGTTCGGGGTCACACCCGACATTTGAACAGGTACAACAGGGATTGTCTTCTTCCCTGTCCTCTTGGTCTAGTATTCAAGTACAAGGAAGGTAG
- the LOC140864537 gene encoding uncharacterized protein isoform X2, with translation MNFQGGYALVSRMIRKGVVPDKRTYSILVNAWCSAGKMREAQDFLEEMSRKGFNPPVRGRDLLIDGLLNAGYLESAKGLVRKMTKEGFVPDVNTLNCLSENLCKSGEVDFCIDLFHNVCGLGLCPDKDMYKIMITAASKTGRLDEAFRILHKSIEDGHRPFPSLYAPILKALCRTGQFDDAFSFFADMKVRGHPPNRPVYTMLIRMCGRGGRFIEAANYLVEMTESSLLPMSQSFDMVTDGLKNIGKHDLAKRMEQLEISLRGT, from the exons ATG AATTTTCAAGGGGGTTATGCATTGGTTAGTAGAATGATTCGCAAAGGTGTTGTCCCTGATAAGAGGACGTACTCGATTCTTGTTAATGCATGGTGCTCTGCTGGGAAGATGAGGGAGGCACAAGACTTTTTGGAGGAGATGAGTCGAAAAGGATTTAATCCTCCAGTTCGTGGCCGTGATCTATTGATTGATGGTTTACTAAATGCAGGATATCTCGAATCAGCTAAAGGATTGGTGAGGAAGATGACAAAGGAAGGCTTTGTGCCAGATGTAAACACacttaattgtttatctgagaATCTATGCAAGTCTGGAGAGGTTGACTTCTGCATTGATCTTTTTCATAATGTTTGTGGATTGGGGCTCTGTCCCGACAAAGATATGTATAAAATTATGATAACCGCAGCATCCAAAACTGGAAGACTTGATGAGGCTTTTAGAATCCTTCACAAGTCTATTGAGGATGGGCACCGCCCTTTTCCCAGTTTGTATGCTCCAATCTTGAAAGCTCTCTGTCGAACAGGACAGTTTGATGATGCATTTAGTTTTTTTGCTGACATGAAAGTGAGGGGGCACCCACCTAACAGACCTGTGTATACCATGCTGATAAGGATGTGTGGACGCGGAGGACGATTTATTGAGGCTGCTAATTATTTGGTGGAGATGACTGAGTCGAGTTTGTTGCCCATGTCACAAAGCTTTGATATGGTAACTGATGGCTTGAAGAACATCGGGAAACATGATTTAGCTAAAAGAATGGAACAATTAGAAATATCCTTGAGGGGTACTTAG
- the LOC140860362 gene encoding uncharacterized protein — MYIVFAEIMARIPIKHRILMCGSSEIESPDDPVAIDFSDTVFELLSQESEPSSLASSIDREEEDEEEDNRNVIDNGDPEDNNDRFWETRHQLLQGIICRTSSLETKIRRFAKEALRGAQLSGNTCACGSAFQIGCRKCLMEELRRCLHNAGYNSAICKSKWKSSRDIPSGEHTFLDVLDNSNPKKEVRVIIELNFRAEFEMARANEEYDKLVKMLPEMFVGKIERLLGLLKILCAAAKKCMKEKKMHLGPWRKHRYMQAKWLRTCERTALSPPPSLGFSGLLAPPAVSTLTADMMNNFTNLHRPVVKVL; from the exons atgtatatagttTTCGCCGAGATTATGGCTAGGATTCCCATCAAGCACCGGATTCTGATGTGTGGCAGCTCGGAGATCGAATCTCCCGACGATCCGGTGGCGATTGATTTTTCCGACACAGTTTTCGAGTTATTGAGCCAGGAATCCGAGCCATCGTCGTTGGCGAGCAGTATCGATCGTGAAGAGGAGGATGAAGAGGAAGATAATCGAAATGTAATCGATAATGGTGATCCTGAAGATAATAATGATCGCTTCTGGGAGACCCGACATCAATTGTTACAA GGTATAATTTGCAGAACAAGTTCTTTAGAAACAAAAATCAGACGTTTTGCCAAGGAAGCATTAAGAGGGGCGCAACTGTCGGGAAATACGTGTGCCTGCGGCAGCGCGTTCCAAATTGGTTGCCGGAAATGTCTAATGGAGGAGCTGCGCCGCTGCCTCCATAATGCCGGTTATAACAGTGCAATTTGCAAGTCCAAATGGAAAAGTTCACGTGATATTCCATCGG GGGAACACACATTCTTGGATGTATTGGACAACTCGAATCCAAAAAAAGAAGTGAGAGTGATCATTGAGCTGAATTTTCGGGCCGAATTCGAGATGGCCCGAGCAAACGAAGAGTATGACAAGCTTGTCAAGATGCTGCCTGAAATGTTTGTTGGGAAGATCGAGAGGCTACTGGGATTGCTAAAGATTTTGTGCGCTGCTGCTAAGAAGTGCATGAAGGAGAAAAAAATGCATCTGGGCCCGTGGAGAAAGCATCGTTACATGCAAGCCAAGTGGCTTCGAACTTGTGAGAGAACGGCATTGTCTCCACCTCCGTCTTTGGGGTTTTCAGGCCTTCTAGCACCACCGGCGGTATCCACACTCACTGCAGATATGATGAACAACTTCACGAATCTGCATAGGCCCGTGGTTAAAGTGCTTTGA